From the Microplitis mediator isolate UGA2020A chromosome 6, iyMicMedi2.1, whole genome shotgun sequence genome, one window contains:
- the LOC130670188 gene encoding odorant receptor 13a-like, whose protein sequence is MEYNQAFKYAVAWNRTSLRFVGLWPEPNDGVFTKLKGWFGAWLIFMTIYLPQSTLAYVNWGDMNAVIESLSINGPILIAIIKIIIFRHYRDVLKLAIVTMTKDWSELRSKEEYKVMLKTAKISRIISVTSTIITNTLFIAFVFFKIWIGMQLMKRTDLDPRLSVGLLYPGYLPFDSRIMMYFIPTWTAQCFATCFSMTAYAAFDTFVSCMVLHICGQLAVVGISLKNLINDDVKVDSKVFWNKFSEIIKHHEEINKLGLMIENSFNSILLPQMFVCTVTFCLQGFAMITSFIDPSAGKISILEMLFSIVYVFYTVMHLFVYCYVGDYLSFESTLIGQSYYKSNWYELPVNKSRSLMFIGHRARRPLLLTAGKFCAFSRNLFLAVLKTSFGYLSMLLAVKQEKISDS, encoded by the exons ATGGAATATAACCagg cttttaAGTATGCAGTAGCTTGGAACCGGACGAGTTTAAGATTCGTCGGACTTTGGCCGGAACCAAATGATGGAGTTTTCACAAAACTAAAAGGATGGTTCGGTGCTTGGTTGATTTTCATGACTATTTACTTACCCCAATCAACGCTAGCTTATGTAAACTGGGGTGATATGAACGCAGTTATCGAGAGTCTTTCTATTAATGGACCGATTTTAATAgctattattaaaattattatttttcgtcaTTATAGAGATG tcTTAAAGTTAGCAATCGTTACTATGACAAAAGATTGGAGTGAATTACGAAGCAAAGAAGAATATAAAGTGATGCTCAAAACTGCAAAAATAAGTCGAATTATTTCAGTGACGTCTACTATAATCACTAATACTCTTTTTATTGCGTTTGTGTTTTTCAAg ATTTGGATCGGCATGCAATTGATGAAGCGCACGGATTTAGACCCACGATTGTCAGTAGGTCTACTTTACCCTGGATATCTGCCTTTTGATTCAAGAATAATGATGTATTTCATACCTACGTGGACAGCTCAATGCTTCGCGACCTGTTTTTCTATGACCGCATATGCAGCTTTTGATACATTTGTATCATGTATGGTGCTCCATATTTGTGGCCAACTAGCAGTCGTTGGTATATCATTGAAAAATCTTATTAATGATGATGTCAAAGTTGACTCAAAAGttttttggaataaattttcggaaattattaaacatcatgaagaaataaataa aCTAGGACTGATGATTGAAAACTCATTTAATTCAATTCTTCTTCCTCAAATGTTCGTATGTACGGTAACATTTTGTCTCCAAGGATTTGCAATGAtaaca AGTTTTATAGATCCATCGGCTGGCAAAATATCTATTCTTGAAATGCTCTTTTCCATCGTTTACGTATTTTACACTGTTATGCACTTATTCGTTTACTGTTATGTCGGCGACTATCTATCATTTGAA AGTACATTGATCGGTCAATCATACTACAAGAGCAACTGGTACGAATTACCCGTAAACAAATCACGATCACTGATGTTTATTGGCCATCGTGCACGTAGACCTTTACTACTTACCGCAGGAAAATTTTGCGCGTTTTCAAGAAATCTATTTCTCGCA GTACTCAAAACATCTTTTGGATATTTATCGATGTTATTAGCCgtgaaacaagaaaaaatatcggatagttaa